In Eubalaena glacialis isolate mEubGla1 chromosome 3, mEubGla1.1.hap2.+ XY, whole genome shotgun sequence, the following are encoded in one genomic region:
- the BSND gene encoding barttin isoform X1, producing MADEKTFRIGFIMLGLFLLALGTFLMSHDRPQVYGTFYAVGGVMVIGGVIWSMCQCYPKCPKQRSPGEEGPGARAAHITTTSIVILLPITFVPADSDFQGILSPKALGLLENGLTAEMKSPRTPYVRLWEEAAYDQSLPDFSHMRMKVMGYSEDPHPVLAPKPGQPQPGASDGGEGGPRDPQGLLEAAVVIHRGSDQDEGERDPSQGRPGPPTCSQGPAPLASFQDDLDVGSSEGSSPNLAPSEGAAPQPAPPEPQACRCRLDRFHDFALIDAPTLEGVPPEKQLQVAALPSSRQRPPRTKREEEEASDAGTEELEQEEEDLYYGLPDSPGDPLPDKELGFEPDAQG from the exons ATGGCTGATGAGAAGACCTTCCGCATCGGCTTCATCATGCTGGGGCTCTTCCTGCTGGCCCTCGGCACGTTCCTCATGAGCCACGACCGGCCCCAGGTCTACGGCACCTTCTACGCCGTGGGCGGTGTCATGGTGATCGGGGGTGTCATCTGGAGCATGTGCCAGTGCTACCCCAAG TGTCCTAAGCAGAGGTCACCGGGAGAAGAGGGCCCTGGGGCCCGAGCCGCccacatcaccaccacctccatcgTCATCCTCCTCCCG ATCACCTTCGTACCCGCTGACTCTGACTTCCAAGGCATCTTGTCACCGAAGGCGCTGGGCCTGCTGGAAAACGGGCTCACTGCTGAGATGAAGAG cccccgGACCCCCTACGTCAGGCTGTGGGAGGAAGCCGCCTATGACCAGAGCCTGCCGGACTTCAGCCACATGCGGATGAAGGTCATGGGCTACAGTGAAGACCCCCACCCCGTCCTGGCTCCTAAGCCGGGACAGCCACAGCCAGGAGCCAGCGATGGAGGAGAAGGTGGCCCTCGCGACCCTCAGGGCTTGTTGGAAGCCGCCGTGGTCATCCACAGGGGCTCGGACCAGGACGAGGGAGAAAGAGACCCAAGTCAGGGCAGGCCCGG CCCCCCGACCTGTTCCCAGGGCCCTGCACCCTTGGCTTCCTTCCAAGATGACCTGGACGTGGGCTCCAGCGAGGGCAGCAGCCCCAACCTGGCACCATCTGAGGGGGCGGCGccccagcctgcacccccggagcCCCAGGCTTGCAGGTGCCGGCTGGACCGCTTCCATGACTTTGCCCTGATTGATGCCCCAACGTTGGAGGGTGTGCCTCCAGAGAAGCAGCTACAGGTGGCAGCCCTGCCCAGCTCCCGGCAGAGACCCCCAAGGACAAAgcgggaggaagaggaggcttcGGACGCAGGTACAGAGGAGCTGGAGCAGGAAGAGGAAGACTTGTACTACGGGCTTCCCGACAGCCCTGGGGACCCCCTTCCGGACAAGGAACTGGGCTTTGAGCCCGACGCCCAGGGCTGA
- the BSND gene encoding barttin isoform X2, which produces MADEKTFRIGFIMLGLFLLALGTFLMSHDRPQVYGTFYAVGGVMVIGGVIWSMCQCYPKITFVPADSDFQGILSPKALGLLENGLTAEMKSPRTPYVRLWEEAAYDQSLPDFSHMRMKVMGYSEDPHPVLAPKPGQPQPGASDGGEGGPRDPQGLLEAAVVIHRGSDQDEGERDPSQGRPGPPTCSQGPAPLASFQDDLDVGSSEGSSPNLAPSEGAAPQPAPPEPQACRCRLDRFHDFALIDAPTLEGVPPEKQLQVAALPSSRQRPPRTKREEEEASDAGTEELEQEEEDLYYGLPDSPGDPLPDKELGFEPDAQG; this is translated from the exons ATGGCTGATGAGAAGACCTTCCGCATCGGCTTCATCATGCTGGGGCTCTTCCTGCTGGCCCTCGGCACGTTCCTCATGAGCCACGACCGGCCCCAGGTCTACGGCACCTTCTACGCCGTGGGCGGTGTCATGGTGATCGGGGGTGTCATCTGGAGCATGTGCCAGTGCTACCCCAAG ATCACCTTCGTACCCGCTGACTCTGACTTCCAAGGCATCTTGTCACCGAAGGCGCTGGGCCTGCTGGAAAACGGGCTCACTGCTGAGATGAAGAG cccccgGACCCCCTACGTCAGGCTGTGGGAGGAAGCCGCCTATGACCAGAGCCTGCCGGACTTCAGCCACATGCGGATGAAGGTCATGGGCTACAGTGAAGACCCCCACCCCGTCCTGGCTCCTAAGCCGGGACAGCCACAGCCAGGAGCCAGCGATGGAGGAGAAGGTGGCCCTCGCGACCCTCAGGGCTTGTTGGAAGCCGCCGTGGTCATCCACAGGGGCTCGGACCAGGACGAGGGAGAAAGAGACCCAAGTCAGGGCAGGCCCGG CCCCCCGACCTGTTCCCAGGGCCCTGCACCCTTGGCTTCCTTCCAAGATGACCTGGACGTGGGCTCCAGCGAGGGCAGCAGCCCCAACCTGGCACCATCTGAGGGGGCGGCGccccagcctgcacccccggagcCCCAGGCTTGCAGGTGCCGGCTGGACCGCTTCCATGACTTTGCCCTGATTGATGCCCCAACGTTGGAGGGTGTGCCTCCAGAGAAGCAGCTACAGGTGGCAGCCCTGCCCAGCTCCCGGCAGAGACCCCCAAGGACAAAgcgggaggaagaggaggcttcGGACGCAGGTACAGAGGAGCTGGAGCAGGAAGAGGAAGACTTGTACTACGGGCTTCCCGACAGCCCTGGGGACCCCCTTCCGGACAAGGAACTGGGCTTTGAGCCCGACGCCCAGGGCTGA
- the BSND gene encoding barttin isoform X3: MLNERWVNEEPAGAGAQRSSQPQVLGPEQAPSCQMGWPPLSGLSPRITFVPADSDFQGILSPKALGLLENGLTAEMKSPRTPYVRLWEEAAYDQSLPDFSHMRMKVMGYSEDPHPVLAPKPGQPQPGASDGGEGGPRDPQGLLEAAVVIHRGSDQDEGERDPSQGRPGPPTCSQGPAPLASFQDDLDVGSSEGSSPNLAPSEGAAPQPAPPEPQACRCRLDRFHDFALIDAPTLEGVPPEKQLQVAALPSSRQRPPRTKREEEEASDAGTEELEQEEEDLYYGLPDSPGDPLPDKELGFEPDAQG; encoded by the exons aTGCTCAATGAGCGCTGGGTGAATGAAGAGCCAGCGGGAGCAGGAGCCCAGAGGTCCAGCCAGCCACAGGTGCTGGGCCCTGAGCAGGCACCCTCCTGTCAAATGGGGTGGCCTCCCTTGTCAGGCCTCTCTCCTAGG ATCACCTTCGTACCCGCTGACTCTGACTTCCAAGGCATCTTGTCACCGAAGGCGCTGGGCCTGCTGGAAAACGGGCTCACTGCTGAGATGAAGAG cccccgGACCCCCTACGTCAGGCTGTGGGAGGAAGCCGCCTATGACCAGAGCCTGCCGGACTTCAGCCACATGCGGATGAAGGTCATGGGCTACAGTGAAGACCCCCACCCCGTCCTGGCTCCTAAGCCGGGACAGCCACAGCCAGGAGCCAGCGATGGAGGAGAAGGTGGCCCTCGCGACCCTCAGGGCTTGTTGGAAGCCGCCGTGGTCATCCACAGGGGCTCGGACCAGGACGAGGGAGAAAGAGACCCAAGTCAGGGCAGGCCCGG CCCCCCGACCTGTTCCCAGGGCCCTGCACCCTTGGCTTCCTTCCAAGATGACCTGGACGTGGGCTCCAGCGAGGGCAGCAGCCCCAACCTGGCACCATCTGAGGGGGCGGCGccccagcctgcacccccggagcCCCAGGCTTGCAGGTGCCGGCTGGACCGCTTCCATGACTTTGCCCTGATTGATGCCCCAACGTTGGAGGGTGTGCCTCCAGAGAAGCAGCTACAGGTGGCAGCCCTGCCCAGCTCCCGGCAGAGACCCCCAAGGACAAAgcgggaggaagaggaggcttcGGACGCAGGTACAGAGGAGCTGGAGCAGGAAGAGGAAGACTTGTACTACGGGCTTCCCGACAGCCCTGGGGACCCCCTTCCGGACAAGGAACTGGGCTTTGAGCCCGACGCCCAGGGCTGA